The stretch of DNA GGAAAAAAATCATTCCAgtcacggtgtctcatgcctgtaatcccagcactttgggaggccgagatggaggactacttgagaccagcctgggcaacatattgagaccctgtctctaagaaaataaattggaaaaaaaaaaaagccaggtgtagtggcatgcacttgtagtcctagcttcttgggaggctatGATGGGAAGATTTtgtgagcccaagagtttgaggttacaggcTGGGccgaggccaaggtgagtggatcacctgaggtcaggaatttgagaccatcctggccaacatggtgaaacccgtatctactaaaaatacaaaaaattagctaggtgtggtggtgggtgctataatctcagctactggagaggttgaggcaggagaattgcttgaaccctggaggcagaggttgcagtgagccaagatcgtgccactgcactccagcctgggagacagactccatctcaaaaagaaaaaaaggagtttaaggtcacagtgagctatgatcacaccagtgcacacCAGCTTGGATGATAAAGTAAGAacctgtcacttaaaaaaaaccaTTGGCAGAGCACAGGTTTGAGAAGAACCTGGTTGGATGTAACTGAGATGTGTAAAATAGAGGGTCTTCACTTGTGTCAAAGGCAGCCTgatttacagctttttttttgtgGACAGGTGGCATCCTTATTATGGGGGGACGTCCCTCTGATCTTTGCAGTTCATTCCTTGTCTCTGGTCACTGGGCCCTGGGCTGATCACCACCTTCTGAGCAGGACCCAGACGGACAAGCTAGACTACACCCAGAAAGGAGAAATTGGGATGGGGAAGGGTCAGGAAACTGCGGTAGGACTGAGTGAAGGGACCAGGGGCAGCCCAGGGAAGAGATGAGACCACGCGGGGCACCATCGCTGTCTCCAAATACCTTAACTGACACAAGGGAGCAGCCTTCTTTCTGAAGACAGAGCTAGGGCTGTGGATGAGCACTGCAGGAAGGCACTTCGGGGTCTATCAGAGGAAATTTTTGCTAACCTTCCGAGTTGTCTCAGAGCCAAACGTAGTAAGCTACCTGTCACCGGATGTGCTTGAGCTAAGGGCGCTGAACCACCTCTGTCAGAGACGGTGCATCCCCCACCGGATGTGACCCCGGGATGCGGAGCCTGGGGTCAGATCTGCGAGCCAGATAACAGCGGCACTCACTTCTCGGGTCTTCGTGAGCATTAAGTCAATGAACCCAGGGCACCAAAGCGCGCAACACGCAGTAGGCGCTCAGTTAGTGGCGCCTCGCTCTGTACTCCAGGAAGCCCAACCTTCTCCCTGCGCCTCAGTTTCTCCCGACGTCCTCGATGGCGCCATGGCGCCACACTAGGTACCTTCGGGTTCGACCTCCCGAGCAGCTCCACACGCTGAGGCCCCGCGGCATTTTGCGGCCGAGGGCACCCCTCGGGGCTGGCGGGCCCTGGGAACTGCGCCCCGGGCGGGTCCTCGCACCGCCCCCGCCTCGATGGCCCCGCCCCGTCCCCCTCCCGCTGGAGCCGGCCCGGCCCGCGCTCCTTTAAGGCAGCGAACGGGCCAAGAGAAGCGTGTTTCGCCCCCTCCGACGCCACCGAGGTAGCGGCTTCACCTTTAAGGCGGCGcgggggctgctgggaaggccGGCGGGATGGAGGCGGCGGGACCGGCTCGCGGGTGCGGGTCCGGGTGAAGCGGGAGGCAGCCAGAGTCGGAGCCGGGCCCGAGCACCAGGCGCAGGTCGGCGCGGGCCGATTGGGCCGGGAGACGGGGTCAGGCCCTAAAGCGGGGGAGGAGACTCCGGGTCGGCCTAGGGGAGGGGGTCGTCATGGGCGCGGCCTGTGGGAGGATCGGGCCAGCCCTGGTAGGGGGCGCGGTCCCGGGTGGCCCGGGGCGGGGGCGCGGCCTTTTCAGGGAAGGCCTCAGGGCGTTGCGCTGGCCTAGGGGAGGGGTCGTCGTGGGCGTAGCCTGGAAGGACTGGGGGCCGCGTACTCAGCCCCTCTAGTGGGAGCGCCTCCGCAGGGTCGGCTCGTCGGGAGGATGGGCTCCGCGGCTTGGCCTGCCTTTTGGGGATGGGGCTGTCCGAGGGGCTGGGCCCGGATCGCCGGAGGGGCCAGGGTCTCCTGCACAGGAGTGAGCCCCCACGTTCCCCATACCTGTCCTGGTTAGGGGGTCCCCGGGGAAACCCGGACACTGAGCCGCCTAAGTCGGCCTGAGCCGGTGGTCTGGGGCCGAAGCAGGATCCGGCTGCACCGCATTGCGTCTCCCAGGCCTAGACAAGCTAGGCGCGCCCTCTGTAGGCCAAGCGCGGGCACGGTGCGGGCTGCCGGCTGGGGGACCTGGGCACACGGGAGACTCAGGCGTCCGGGGACCGCCTGTTTACCTAATCCGGGGCGGACGGCGGTGTGGCCCCAGGCCCGGCGCCCGCCTGCCCGCACCCTCGTCCTCACAGACGCCACAGCCATGGCCATGATGGTGTTTCCGCGGGAGGAGAAGCTGAGCCAGGATGAGATCGTGCTGGGCACCAAGGCTGTCATCCAGGGACTGGAGACTCTGCGTGGGGAGCATCGTGCCCTGCTGGCTCCTCTGGTTGCACCTGAGGCCGGCGAAGCCGAGCCTGGCTCGCAGGAGCGCTGCATCCTCCTGCGTCGCTCCCTGGAAGCCATTGAGCTTGGGCTGGGGGAGGCCCAGGTAGGTCAGTCTGGggcactgaggtgggaggtcacTGGAGGGATCGAGCCTTCAAGAGGAATCCGGTAATGTAGGAGAAGAATCTGAGCAGGGAACCGTCTGTTTCCTGGAGCCCCATGTTAGGACCCCAGTAAATAccttttgaagaaataaatgcaCTTTGGCGACCCCAGCCCTGCCCTAAGAGACCATGATCACCCTTGCCCCCACGCAGAGCCCCATTTCCGGCTCCCCTCTACCTAAGGGAGACTGGATGGCAtatgagaacagaaagaaaatccttAAGGAAACATAGCCTCCCACCAATTAATTCTTCTATTCACTCGTTAACAGATGAGTTATTGAGGGCCAGCCAGGGTGTTAGGTGGATACAGGGCCCAACAAAATAGACAAGATTCCTGCCCTATTAGagacaaaaacacacatacagaaataatTGGTTGTTACAAATTGTGATGAGTTCTGCAGAGAAAAGAACAAGATTTTATGATAGCTCGCAGCAGCGAGTCTTGTCTACTGGTCAGGCAGGACTTCTGTGAGGAAATGACAAACTGAAACCTGAGGGAAGAAATGAACCAGCCTCCAGGAAAGGGAGGCAGGGGAGAAGttgcatgtgcaaaggtcctggggtaGGAAAGAGCTTGTGGTGGAGGAACTCAGGGAAGAACTGTGTGACTGGAGCTTCATGGAAGGGAGACAGGGACAGAAGAGGCCTGGGGAGAAGCCAAGAACCAGATCATGGCCTGGTTGGTTTGGGTTTTATTCTCAGGAAATCAGAAAGCCTCTGGAGGGCTTTAAGCAGGCAGGCAACACAGTCTGACTTGAGTTTCTAAAAACTCTCTCTGGCTGAGATGTGGAGAATAAACCTCAGTGGGTCGAGGATGGAATCACTCTCCAATGAGTGGTTAGGAAGCCACTGCTGGAATTCAAATGAGAGCTGGTGCTTGGAATTAAGGGGTGGCTATGACGGTGGAGAAAAGGGACCAGTTCTGGATGTTCTGGAGGTAGGTCCAGCAAGACCTGGGGGTGGaataagggagagagagaggaaggcagcATCACTCCCAAGTTTGTGATTTAAGCAAATTAAGGGAGGAGAGGGCCTTGGTGGATCAGAACTCTGTTTTGGCCTCCTTTAATTGAGGCTGCCAGGATGATATGCAGTTGGAGATGTCCAGGAGCCATTGGGATGTACAAGGAGTTAGACTTGTTTTATTCCCCTCAGAGCTTGGCTGAGCCCCTGCCTGGCACGTGAACCCTGGGGAAGTTGTATCATTTTGGTTTCCTTGTCTTTAAAATAGGGATCATGCCATCTGCTGTGTACACTTCCAGGCTGttgggggaatttttttttttttttaaagctagtgGTTATGGAAACACCTGTCACTTAGGCATTTGCTAACCAACAACAAAGTACAGGGTCTCAGACAGCCTGGCCCTCTGCAAGGACATTCACTCCCTGCCAGTTGGCCGTCAGAGGTAGAGAGGACCACTCAGGGGCCGCACACCTGGTGGAGCACGTGCACTCTCACAGAGGGGGAACAATCTGCACGGAGGGCATGGGCATCAAGGCCATGTGTGAAGCTGGAGCAAAGTGGGAGGTGTGACTAGCTGGAGACACAACTGCAGAAATGATCCTGAACCGGGAAGGACTGGGAAAGGgtggaggccgggtgtggtggctcacgcctgtaattccagcactttgggaggcccaggtgggaagactgcttaaaTCCCGGACTTcatgagaccctgtatctacaaaaaataatttttctttttttttttgagacagtcttgctctgttgcccaggctggagtatagtggcacgatctcagctcactgcagcctctgcctctcaggttcaagtgattctcctgcctcagcctcctgagtagctgggactacaggcacgcgccaccacacccagctaatttttgtatttttggtagagatggggtttcaccatgttggccaggatggtcttgaaatcctgacctcgtgatctgtccgcctcagcctcctgaagtgctaggattacaggcgtgagccaccgtgcctggccaaaaaattttttaaattagccagctgtggtggtgtgcacccgtagtcccagttactcaggaggctgagggggaaggaccacttgagcctggaaggtagaggctgcagtgagctgtgacggTGCCATAGCCCTTcggcccaggtgacagagtgagacattgtcttaaattaaaaaaaaaaaaaaaaaagagagagcaagaagggAGGTTGGACCctaggcaggaaggcaggaagagacTGGAAACTAAGGAAAGGAGTtgcagaggctggggagaggggtgggggtTGAGGCCAAGGCCTTTGGATACTTTTCCTGCCCCTGTGGCTCCTCATGCCAACTGAGCATTTGGGACACATGCCCCTTCCCTACCTGGGAGCTGCAGAAAGGCAGGGGATGCTGTGGCCCCTCAGCAGAAGTGGGGATGGAGTCTTTGGGTGGTCCTTCAGCCATCTAGCAGAGTTCTGTGGGCAAGCGCTAGCCCTGAGGCAGGGAGCAGTAACCTACTGGCTGTGGCAGCAGAGGCTTGAGTACAACCCAGGGAGAGACGAAGGAAGGGGCTAGTAGCTCAGGGAAAGCACAGCACCCCAACTAGCCCTTTTGGGGTTCTCCTGATCCTAGAAGGAAGGAACTGGGGACTCCCAAGCCTCCTGGGTTTGGGCTTTGCATTATGGTGTGTCGGGGGCCTTGAGGAGATTCTCCCTTGACAAGCAGAGAAAAGACCTGCAGCTCCTCACTGTAGGGCCAGGCCTGGCCCTTCACTGGGTGCCAGAGCCCAACTAGGCCCAGGCTACAGTCATAGGCGAGGGGGTCGACAGGCCTCCGACCCTTACCTGGGCTGGTTGCACAGGTGATCTTGGCATTGTCGAGCCACCTGGGGGCTGTAGAATCAGAGAAGCAGAAGCTGCGGGCGCAGGTGCGGCGTCTGGTGCAGGAGAACCAGTGGCTGCGTGAGGAGCTGGCGGGGACACAGCAGAAGCTGCAGCGCAGTGAGCAGGCCGTGGCCCAGCTCGAGGAGGAGAAGCAGCACTTGCTGTTCATGAGCCAGATCCGCAAGTTGGATGAAGACGCCTCCCCTAACGTGAGCTCCTACCATGGTCACTGTTGCCCAGCAAGGAGGcctgggagcagggaggggcagCATGGAGCAGATTCGGCTCCACCCCAGCCCATGGACACCCCGGCTGCCCTGTGCCTCCTTCCCTGATGCTCATCCTGTCTTCCTTcccaggaggagaagggggacGTCCCCAAAGACACACTGGATGACCTGTTCCCCAATGAGGATGAGCAGAGCCCAGGTGCGGATGGGCAGTTCTGGAGTGGGGGAAGGAAAGGTTGTGTGAACTCTTGGTCCTTGGGACCGAGTGGCTGCCATGTTCCTTCCTGCCTCACTTCTGATCATGACATCCTAGTGTGTTAGAGCTTCAAGAACAGTTGTACGTGCTGCTGCTTCTCACATCCCCCCAGCTCTGTGGTGAGCAGACATCACAATTAGCTGTGGAGTCACCAGCCTGGCTTCCAGTGCTGCTCTGCCACTAGCTTCCCTGACCCTTGGGAGAGTTCTCTTCCTCTCCGAATCACCTCTGAAGGAGGCACATGCAGACAGCCACAATGGGGCCAGTGCCTGCTTTGCTGATGGTACTGGTTATGCATCGGGGCCTCCACTCTGTACACAGGGACACAGGCTCAGAGGTTAGGCAGCTTGCCCCAGGACACAGAGCCTGAAGTACTGGAGCTGGGCCTCTACCCCCTCTTTCTATGGGGTAACTAGACCCATTCtataaatggggaaactgagaaaGAGTGGttagtgacttgcccagggccatGTGTCAAGTGGCTCAAAGGCACAGCTGGCATGTGCCATCCCAGTCCAGTGGGCAGATGGTACATCTGACCTCCTGCCCTTGGCCCTGCAGCCCCTAGCCCAGGAGGAGGGGATGTGTCTGGTCAGCATGGGGGCTACGAGATCCCGGCCCGGCTCCGCACCCTGCACAACCTGGTGATCCAATACGCCTCACAGGGCCGCTACGAGGTAGCTGTGCCACTCTGCAAGCAGGCACTCGAAGACCTGGAGAAGACGTCAGGCCACGACCACCCTGACGTTGCCACCATGCTGAACATCCTGGCACTGGTCTATCGGTGAGGACTCTCTGGGGGTGCCCAAATTCTTCTGGAAGGCTCCAGCCCTGGATCACTAACCCTTGGTGCCTGCTGTGGGCCAGGACTCGTGGCCCACCTGCGTGGAGCTGGGCTACAGATGCAAGTAAAACTGTCTAGTGTAAGAGAGAGGCTTGGCCAGAACTGGGGAGGGACTGCACATGAGGACTCCAGGGGTCCTGGGGAGTCCACACAGCTTCTCCAGGCAccaaggctggaggaggggctTTGCCAGAAAGTGAGTTTGCCCAAACACAAGAGGGCTAGAAAAGGTTCCCATGGCAAAAAGccagcatgagcaaaggcacTGGGACCTGGAGAGCAGGACACGCTAAAGGGGCAGCAGGAGAGCCATGTGGCGCCCAGGAATGCTAGGCACCAGGCAGTCGGTGGGACCCCAGCACTGCGCACCCCAGCCAATTGTGAGAAAACTGCCTACAGCCCTTGGAGCTTGGAGAGCAGGAGCTGAGCAGGTCTCCCCACActctgggtctcactctgtcatacaCACTCAGTGAGTACAGGAGTGACCACAGGGATTGCAGACCATTGGGGAGGGCCTTGAGCTGGAGGACAGCCCTGACCATGCTCCTACCTGCTCCCAGGGATCAGAACAAGTACAAGGAGGCTGCCCACCTGCTCAATGATGCTCTGGCCATCCGGGAGAAAACACTGGGCAAGGACCACCCAGCCGTGAGTGAGGgttgggtgggaggtgggggctgtgcCCCATCCCCTGCAGGTCCCAGAGTCCTGCAGGGCCTGAGTCAAGAAGCTTCCGTTCTCCCACCTCCAGGTGGCTGCGACACTAAACAACCTGGCAGTCCTGTATGGCAAGAGGGGCAAGTACAAGGAGGCTGAGCCATTGTGCAAGCGGGCACTGGAGATCCGGGAGAAGGTGGGaacaggcagggctgggcaggctgGGGGTCTGGGAGGCAGGGGCCCGGGCAGCCCTGAGCCCAACCCCTGGctccctctcccatcccaggTCCTGGGCAAGTTTCACCCAGATGTGGCCAAGCAGCTCAGCAACCTGGCCCTGCTGTGCCAGAACCAGGGCAAAGCTGAGGAGGTGGAATATTACTATCGGCGGGCACTGGAGATCTATGCTACACGCCTCGGGCCCGATGACCCCAATGTGGCCAAGACCAAGAACAACCTGGTACCTTGGGGCTGAGAGGAgctggaggatgggaaggagggaggcagggatgaggttggggaagaaggagagaaaaaggctTGGCTGCATGCATCCCGCTCACTCTCTGGGTCTCCCGCTTCCAGGCTTCCTGCTACCTGAAGCAGGGCAAGTACCAGGATGCGGAGACCTTGTACAAGGAGATCCTCACCCGCGCTCATGAGAAAGAGTTTGGCTCTGTCAATGGTGAGTGCGTGGTCACCAGGTGCCTCTAGCCCATCCATCCCAGGCCCACTCTGCCATCAGCACCCAGGACAAATCCCTCAGCAGGGCAGGCCCTCAGGCTTTGGCCTGGCTGGTCACCAGCCTCACCCTCAGATGGTGCCCAGCCACCTGTGCTCACGTTTGCACACATGAGCACACACCCAACTCACGCAGCCCCCTTGGCCTGCTAGGGCCTCACACGCCTTTGCATCCCCCTTCTCCACTGGCGATTCTTGCTCACCTTGAGGGCCTGCCCCAGTGTCTCCCACTCTGGGAAACCACCTCTGGCCCCGGATGGTCAGTCATCTGCTCCTGAGTCCCTCGGAGCCTGGCCCATCATTCAGGCCTAGCACATGTCTTGGGCTGTGGCCTGAGGTGCAAGGGTCTGTTCTGCTCATCTCTGTCCAGAAGAGGGTCAGCAGTGTTTTGGGTCTTACTCTTGTTCATGCATTCAA from Homo sapiens chromosome 11, GRCh38.p14 Primary Assembly encodes:
- the KLC2 gene encoding kinesin light chain 2 isoform 1 (isoform 1 is encoded by transcript variant 3), with amino-acid sequence MAMMVFPREEKLSQDEIVLGTKAVIQGLETLRGEHRALLAPLVAPEAGEAEPGSQERCILLRRSLEAIELGLGEAQVILALSSHLGAVESEKQKLRAQVRRLVQENQWLREELAGTQQKLQRSEQAVAQLEEEKQHLLFMSQIRKLDEDASPNEEKGDVPKDTLDDLFPNEDEQSPAPSPGGGDVSGQHGGYEIPARLRTLHNLVIQYASQGRYEVAVPLCKQALEDLEKTSGHDHPDVATMLNILALVYRDQNKYKEAAHLLNDALAIREKTLGKDHPAVAATLNNLAVLYGKRGKYKEAEPLCKRALEIREKVLGKFHPDVAKQLSNLALLCQNQGKAEEVEYYYRRALEIYATRLGPDDPNVAKTKNNLASCYLKQGKYQDAETLYKEILTRAHEKEFGSVNGDNKPIWMHAEEREESKDKRRDSAPYGEYGSWYKACKVDSPTVNTTLRSLGALYRRQGKLEAAHTLEDCASRNRKQGLDPASQTKVVELLKDGSGRRGDRRSSRDMAGGAGPRSESDLEDVGPTAEWNGDGSGSLRRSGSFGKLRDALRRSSEMLVKKLQGGTPQEPPNPRMKRASSLNFLNKSVEEPTQPGGTGLSDSRTLSSSSMDLSRRSSLVG
- the KLC2 gene encoding kinesin light chain 2 isoform X2, encoding MAMMVFPREEKLSQDEIVLGTKAVIQGLETLRGEHRALLAPLVAPEAGEAEPGSQERCILLRRSLEAIELGLGEAQVILALSSHLGAVESEKQKLRAQVRRLVQENQWLREELAGTQQKLQRSEQAVAQLEEEKQHLLFMSQIRKLDEDASPNEEKGDVPKDTLDDLFPNEDEQSPAPSPGGGDVSGQHGGYEIPARLRTLHNLVIQYASQGRYEVAVPLCKQALEDLEKTSGHDHPDVATMLNILALVYRDQNKYKEAAHLLNDALAIREKTLGKDHPAVAATLNNLAVLYGKRGKYKEAEPLCKRALEIREKVLGKFHPDVAKQLSNLALLCQNQGKAEEVEYYYRRALEIYATRLGPDDPNVAKTKNNLASCYLKQGKYQDAETLYKEILTRAHEKEFGSVNGDNKPIWMHAEEREESKDKRRDSAPYGEYGSWYKACKVDSPTVNTTLRSLGALYRRQGKLEAAHTLEDCASRNRKQGLDPASQTKVVELLKDGSGRRGDRRSSRDMAGGAGPRSESDLEDVGPTAEWNGDGSGSLRRSGSFGKLRDALRRSSEMLVKKLQGGTPQEPPNPRMKRASSLNFLNKSVEEPTQQGPLP
- the KLC2 gene encoding kinesin light chain 2 isoform 2 (isoform 2 is encoded by transcript variant 2): MAMMVFPREEKLSQDEIVLGTKAVIQGLETLRGEHRALLAPLVAPEAGEAEPGSQERCILLRRSLEAIELGLGEAQEEKGDVPKDTLDDLFPNEDEQSPAPSPGGGDVSGQHGGYEIPARLRTLHNLVIQYASQGRYEVAVPLCKQALEDLEKTSGHDHPDVATMLNILALVYRDQNKYKEAAHLLNDALAIREKTLGKDHPAVAATLNNLAVLYGKRGKYKEAEPLCKRALEIREKVLGKFHPDVAKQLSNLALLCQNQGKAEEVEYYYRRALEIYATRLGPDDPNVAKTKNNLASCYLKQGKYQDAETLYKEILTRAHEKEFGSVNGDNKPIWMHAEEREESKDKRRDSAPYGEYGSWYKACKVDSPTVNTTLRSLGALYRRQGKLEAAHTLEDCASRNRKQGLDPASQTKVVELLKDGSGRRGDRRSSRDMAGGAGPRSESDLEDVGPTAEWNGDGSGSLRRSGSFGKLRDALRRSSEMLVKKLQGGTPQEPPNPRMKRASSLNFLNKSVEEPTQPGGTGLSDSRTLSSSSMDLSRRSSLVG